The following are encoded in a window of Gramella sp. MT6 genomic DNA:
- a CDS encoding helix-turn-helix transcriptional regulator, which yields MSLFGKNIKKIRSVKALSQQAFAELFDLKRGTLGAYEEGRSEPKIETIIKIANYFSIPIGDMLTKELTVNQLLKFKVDFESGEVEEHEDHLSKIPCITPHLQDDYLKYSDNSNFINDLPCITLPINNGDELRAYVVDNLEMSTDNDGLYPRDVIIGEKLPRKKFSELQNSCIYIVVTKDKILLRRVYQANNKLILKADHRGIDQEEISQAEIKELWEMKYVFYHRIPEKRNTDIKEKLSFLEEEFQKLRKSFDQ from the coding sequence ATGTCGTTATTCGGAAAAAACATTAAAAAGATCAGAAGTGTCAAGGCTCTTAGCCAACAGGCATTTGCTGAATTATTTGATCTTAAACGTGGTACCCTGGGGGCATATGAAGAAGGTCGTAGTGAACCGAAGATTGAAACAATTATTAAAATTGCTAACTATTTTAGCATACCGATTGGAGATATGCTTACCAAAGAGCTTACGGTAAATCAATTATTAAAATTTAAGGTGGACTTCGAATCTGGCGAGGTTGAAGAACATGAGGATCACCTTAGCAAAATACCTTGTATTACTCCGCATCTTCAGGATGATTACCTTAAATATTCTGATAATTCAAACTTTATTAACGATCTACCCTGCATTACCCTTCCTATAAATAATGGCGATGAATTAAGAGCTTACGTCGTGGATAATCTTGAAATGAGTACAGATAATGATGGCTTATATCCCCGGGATGTAATAATAGGCGAGAAATTACCTCGTAAAAAATTCTCTGAACTGCAGAATTCCTGTATTTATATTGTGGTGACAAAGGATAAAATTTTATTGAGGAGAGTTTACCAGGCCAATAATAAATTAATTCTAAAAGCAGATCATCGAGGGATCGACCAGGAAGAAATCAGTCAGGCAGAAATTAAGGAATTATGGGAAATGAAGTATGTTTTCTACCACAGAATTCCAGAAAAAAGGAACACTGATATCAAAGAAAAGCTTTCATTTTTAGAAGAAGAATTTCAAAAGTTAAGAAAGTCTTTTGACCAGTAA
- a CDS encoding YbjN domain-containing protein, whose protein sequence is MKNHFNITRDFLLELNFNITKENPEDGLLVIQKENSGIRNLIVGVAPPILIMEQYIFKINNQSEKIFKSLLQKNRDIVHGAFVLDESGEKVIYRDTLQIENMDLNELEGSLNSLSLLMSEYSDHIIEFSKY, encoded by the coding sequence ATGAAAAATCATTTCAATATTACGAGAGATTTTTTGCTGGAATTAAATTTTAATATCACCAAAGAGAATCCAGAAGATGGTCTCCTTGTAATTCAGAAAGAAAATTCCGGGATAAGAAATCTTATTGTTGGCGTAGCTCCGCCCATACTTATAATGGAGCAATATATATTTAAGATTAACAATCAGTCAGAAAAAATTTTTAAAAGTCTTTTGCAAAAGAACCGGGACATAGTCCATGGAGCTTTTGTACTGGACGAATCTGGTGAGAAAGTAATCTATAGGGACACTCTTCAAATAGAAAATATGGATCTAAATGAACTGGAAGGAAGTTTAAACTCCTTAAGTCTCTTAATGAGTGAATACTCAGATCATATCATAGAATTTTCTAAATATTAA
- a CDS encoding PspA/IM30 family protein codes for MNIFKRLFKIGEAETNSAIDKMEDPIKMTEQGIRDMKQDLDKSLEALAQVKALAIRAKNDQEEFQNKVDEYQNKAIIILKKGHSKDMDAAEADRLAKEALVQKESAEQQVLRAKEESAKFDNNVAQLQKNIQTIKANIGNWENELKTLKARVKVSNATKNLNKQMAELDSTGTVSMLERMKEKVAQEEALAEAYGDIANASKSIDEEIDKAADTSKAKADDELAKLKQQLGMKDSKDE; via the coding sequence ATGAACATTTTTAAAAGATTATTTAAAATAGGAGAAGCAGAAACAAATTCTGCCATTGATAAAATGGAGGATCCCATCAAAATGACTGAACAGGGAATTAGAGATATGAAACAGGATCTTGATAAAAGTCTGGAGGCACTGGCTCAGGTTAAGGCTTTAGCCATAAGAGCTAAAAATGATCAGGAAGAATTTCAGAATAAAGTTGATGAGTATCAGAATAAGGCTATTATTATTTTGAAAAAAGGACACTCCAAGGATATGGATGCTGCAGAAGCAGATCGTCTGGCAAAAGAAGCTCTTGTTCAAAAGGAATCTGCAGAACAACAGGTTTTGAGGGCAAAGGAGGAATCTGCGAAATTTGATAATAATGTGGCGCAGCTACAAAAGAATATACAGACAATCAAAGCCAACATCGGGAATTGGGAGAATGAATTAAAAACTCTGAAAGCTCGCGTAAAGGTGAGCAATGCTACCAAAAACCTGAATAAGCAAATGGCAGAACTGGACAGTACCGGTACTGTTTCCATGCTTGAGAGAATGAAGGAAAAAGTAGCCCAGGAAGAAGCTCTGGCTGAGGCCTATGGCGATATTGCAAATGCTTCAAAATCTATTGATGAAGAAATAGACAAAGCCGCAGATACTTCTAAAGCCAAAGCTGATGATGAGCTCGCTAAGCTTAAGCAACAATTAGGAATGAAGGATTCTAAAGACGAATAA
- a CDS encoding SPFH domain-containing protein — protein MESILPIIGIGIGILLFLIIVYFAIIAMFYKKIPQGQALIRTGFGGTKVATDKGLYTVPVFHKTEIMDISVKKIQIERLAHEGLICKDNMRADIKVAFFVRVNNDIEYIKKVAQTIGVDRASKIATLEDLFEAKFSEALKTVGKKFDFIELYEARREFRDEIVNIIGTDLNGYTLEDCAIDFLEQTSVKELKPDNILDAEGIKKITELTAVQNMKANLIKRDEEKTIRKQDVEAREAILELDKQLAEKEEQQKREISNIKAREEAETLKVNEEERLKSESARIATEEKVKVAEENMQRQIIVALKNKERTDAVESERVEKDRLLEATERERVVTLAQIEKEKVVEVEKKNIQDVIRDRVMLEKGVVEEQENMKDIQAFKTADRDKQVKITTAEALAQEDLIKTIKAAEAQKEAAKQKAEEINIEALAHKEASQKQAEARKILAEAQAKEEATVGMSEAQVMHAKADANERQGLVEANIIEKKAKAEAAGIEAKADAKRKEGLAEADVIKEKAIADASGIEEKAAAMKKLDGVGKDHEEFKLRLNKDLQIDLANINIQKEIADAQAQVIGDALRAAKIDIVGGETMFFDQIVGQITRGKGFDRLVQNSNNIQEVKSAILGSEDVKGNLLEKVRDFASKYGISTEDLKNISIASLITDLKMRSDNQEEQTMLGNLLNLAKGLGISESTIPRLTK, from the coding sequence ATGGAATCAATTTTACCAATCATCGGAATTGGAATAGGCATATTACTGTTCCTTATCATCGTTTACTTCGCGATCATCGCGATGTTCTATAAAAAAATACCACAGGGACAGGCCCTAATCAGGACTGGTTTCGGAGGTACAAAAGTAGCTACAGACAAAGGTCTTTATACCGTCCCCGTTTTTCATAAGACTGAAATCATGGATATTTCGGTTAAGAAAATCCAGATAGAAAGGCTTGCTCATGAAGGTCTTATTTGCAAGGATAATATGAGAGCCGATATTAAAGTTGCCTTTTTTGTTCGCGTAAATAATGACATTGAGTATATCAAAAAAGTTGCTCAAACTATTGGAGTAGACCGTGCCTCCAAAATTGCTACCCTGGAAGATCTTTTTGAAGCAAAGTTTTCGGAAGCTTTGAAAACAGTAGGAAAAAAATTCGATTTTATCGAGCTCTATGAAGCGAGGAGAGAATTTCGTGATGAGATCGTAAATATTATCGGGACAGATCTTAACGGCTATACGCTTGAAGATTGTGCGATCGACTTTCTGGAGCAAACTTCTGTAAAAGAGTTAAAGCCGGATAATATCCTTGATGCTGAAGGTATCAAAAAGATCACCGAGCTTACGGCGGTTCAGAATATGAAAGCCAACCTTATCAAAAGAGATGAGGAAAAAACGATCAGAAAGCAGGATGTTGAAGCGAGGGAGGCGATCCTGGAACTTGATAAACAGTTAGCTGAAAAAGAAGAGCAGCAAAAACGTGAAATTTCGAATATCAAGGCACGTGAGGAAGCTGAGACTCTTAAAGTGAACGAAGAGGAAAGATTAAAATCTGAAAGTGCAAGAATTGCTACGGAGGAAAAAGTGAAAGTTGCTGAAGAAAACATGCAACGCCAGATCATCGTCGCGCTTAAAAATAAAGAGCGTACAGATGCTGTTGAATCTGAAAGAGTTGAAAAAGACAGATTGCTCGAAGCAACCGAAAGAGAAAGAGTAGTAACCCTTGCTCAAATTGAAAAAGAGAAAGTTGTTGAAGTCGAGAAGAAGAATATCCAGGATGTGATCCGCGATAGAGTGATGTTGGAAAAAGGTGTGGTAGAAGAGCAGGAGAACATGAAAGATATCCAGGCATTCAAGACTGCCGACAGGGATAAGCAGGTTAAAATTACTACTGCAGAAGCACTGGCTCAGGAAGATTTAATCAAAACAATCAAAGCTGCTGAGGCGCAGAAAGAGGCTGCGAAACAGAAAGCAGAGGAGATCAATATTGAAGCGCTTGCTCATAAAGAAGCCAGCCAGAAACAGGCAGAAGCTCGTAAAATACTGGCAGAAGCACAAGCTAAAGAAGAAGCAACTGTTGGTATGTCTGAAGCTCAGGTGATGCACGCTAAAGCTGATGCGAATGAGCGTCAGGGATTAGTGGAAGCTAATATCATTGAAAAGAAAGCGAAAGCCGAAGCAGCAGGTATCGAAGCGAAAGCAGATGCCAAGCGCAAGGAAGGACTTGCTGAAGCAGATGTGATCAAGGAAAAAGCTATAGCAGATGCTTCAGGAATTGAAGAAAAAGCTGCAGCAATGAAGAAACTGGATGGTGTTGGAAAAGACCACGAAGAATTCAAATTACGTCTTAATAAAGACCTGCAGATAGATCTGGCTAATATCAATATTCAGAAGGAGATCGCCGATGCTCAGGCTCAGGTGATTGGAGATGCTCTTAGAGCTGCGAAGATCGATATTGTTGGTGGTGAAACCATGTTCTTCGACCAGATCGTAGGACAGATCACCAGAGGTAAAGGCTTTGACAGACTGGTGCAGAACTCCAATAATATTCAGGAAGTGAAAAGCGCCATTTTAGGAAGTGAAGATGTAAAAGGAAATCTTCTTGAAAAAGTAAGGGATTTCGCTTCTAAGTATGGAATTTCTACTGAAGATCTTAAGAATATAAGTATTGCAAGTTTGATCACAGACCTTAAAATGAGATCAGATAACCAGGAAGAACAGACCATGTTAGGGAATCTTCTGAACCTGGCCAAAGGATTGGGAATTTCAGAAAGTACTATTCCAAGGCTTACTAAATAA
- a CDS encoding DNA repair ATPase has product MAKEPIKEENAQKLDVGTYEVIQNRLQKQKTELQQRLKKLNEGRKEVFGSLETKLIANDRINTENNCIARDIVSLENICLFGYNVHFGLRTEITLSDVMSVYEFRDNSFEAVSTDLLKDEVFETDFKNLYKYYRNTIFSKFAVIGNYLYMVFQLSESVTDIKTFKWLIKDGTLQYVDNRSDHEYKLPKQHEFNWQEVSRDMHRQGVYAHVSILDRVFVETISGDLTIKIEDNTDDGKGIYSEEVEHRDQTLDDGQYRFANLGNLIILEIKPFQEEPRYFVYNHKLKEVQKIESIKDSCVLLPDDHGIIFPTGYYLQTGEYYIFDNSIPNVKFQEKVSSPNGEDYLYVFYSPNTGLYNLMSYNVISQEIQTPIICNGFTILENGELCYFRNENEQTRHHVIQIWQTPYLKGDFMPSKHEDSLLYKIGNKDIVKAIAEVNGLINLLNKEDNYDGLYADLAKQSKDILDAYYWIKEAETQQLNEPLKEINQAANAAMDEFQKVLQLKKNARQKTDEIAKKADQLFSKIKSTGFRSINDFVNALTQLRSLRGEAISLKDIRYVDEKYIDSLEEQISEQTAKISERCVTFLLDDKALKPYEAAVAEKERELGKIRKVIDARKLEEEVNKISQDLELLIEIVSNLEIEDTSHSTSIINNISLIFATINQLKAEIRKKRKSLGSEEAQADFAAQLKLIDQSIINYLDIADTPEKCDDFQTRISIQLEELEGKFADFEEFISLIIEKREEVYNAFEARKNSLVEKRNKKAIALQNSAERILKGVRKKAESFSEISDINAYFASDILVNKARDIAKQLQEMDDSGKAEEIQSLLKSAREDSLRKLKDKKELYEDGENIIKLGKHKFGVNNQELDLTIVYADGGLKYHLTGTDFYQKIENEILLESEEFWDQDYISENKYIYRGAYLAYKIFQKYQDAITGKTEEELLKLVQEESSKDYSEGYVKGVHDLDAANILSVFNQKYKALDLLRFHPEIRACAQYFWNFTDAKDQKYLNETIKASGDVLQYFPNSREYEFLLKKLSTAIFDFGEQSGIYEAAFAEEAAKYLFEELQNDNDFQKSGIAIQIKEEFLSKLKEQKADLKFRKTLDNLESKEAQVSLIRQWVKAFLNTQAGEDLNLNLKYVNEVVCLILFEDEAVLNTKFTSPSEKISGLRGEHHLIQNGTYEFNYHDFVAIHEGYFKIKVPAFLQFRKAKHQVTVELKEDLKLEEFKPGILSSFVRNKLIDQVYFPLFGDNLAKQLGTVGDQKRTDRMGLLLLISPPGYGKTTLMEYIANRLGLVFMKINGPAIGHDITSVDPSSAKNSAAREELKKLNLAFEMGNNVMLYLDDIQHCNPEFLQKFISLSDGTRKIEGIYNGKSRTYDMRGKKFCVIMAGNPYTESGEKFRIPDMLANRADIYNLGDIIGDTAHLFRLSLIENSLTSNPVMHQLSSKNFDDVYRLLDRIENGNQEIQLTGNYTNQEIQEYISVLEKIIKIRDTVLKVNAAYIRSAAMEDEYRTEPSFKLQGSYRDMNKLVAKVVPVMNDQELKTLVLSHYESESQTLTSSAEANLLKYKELVNQLSAEEKVRWENIRETFQKNNKLKGFGDKNEMAQVLSQMMQFSENLEGIRIALQNGFQK; this is encoded by the coding sequence ATGGCAAAGGAACCTATAAAGGAAGAGAATGCGCAAAAACTGGATGTTGGAACGTATGAGGTCATCCAAAACCGGCTACAGAAGCAAAAGACAGAACTCCAGCAACGCCTAAAAAAACTGAACGAGGGCCGGAAGGAGGTCTTTGGTTCACTGGAAACTAAACTCATCGCCAATGACCGCATCAATACTGAAAATAACTGTATAGCCAGGGATATCGTATCTCTGGAAAATATTTGTCTTTTTGGTTATAATGTACATTTTGGATTAAGAACTGAAATTACGCTCAGCGATGTGATGAGTGTCTACGAATTCAGAGATAATAGTTTTGAAGCTGTTTCAACAGACCTTCTGAAAGATGAGGTTTTTGAAACCGATTTTAAGAATCTTTACAAGTATTACCGAAACACGATCTTTTCGAAGTTTGCCGTGATCGGGAATTACCTATATATGGTCTTTCAGTTAAGTGAAAGTGTAACCGATATAAAGACTTTTAAATGGCTTATTAAAGACGGGACGCTTCAGTATGTAGATAATCGTAGCGACCATGAATACAAGCTTCCAAAACAACATGAATTTAACTGGCAGGAAGTTTCCCGCGACATGCATCGCCAGGGAGTTTATGCCCACGTTTCAATTCTGGATCGTGTTTTTGTGGAAACCATTAGTGGAGATCTTACTATCAAGATCGAAGATAATACAGATGATGGAAAAGGCATCTATTCTGAAGAGGTTGAACATAGGGATCAAACCCTGGATGATGGTCAGTATAGATTTGCCAATCTGGGAAATCTCATCATTTTAGAAATTAAGCCCTTTCAGGAAGAACCAAGATATTTTGTTTATAATCATAAGCTGAAAGAAGTTCAGAAGATTGAAAGTATCAAGGATTCCTGTGTTTTGTTGCCAGATGATCACGGGATTATTTTTCCTACCGGATATTATTTACAGACCGGTGAATATTACATTTTTGATAATAGCATCCCAAATGTAAAATTCCAGGAAAAGGTAAGTTCTCCGAACGGCGAGGATTATCTGTATGTTTTTTACTCGCCAAATACCGGGCTATACAACCTGATGAGTTACAATGTGATCTCCCAGGAGATTCAAACTCCCATAATTTGTAATGGTTTTACTATTCTTGAAAATGGGGAATTATGCTATTTCAGAAATGAAAATGAACAAACTCGCCATCATGTGATCCAGATATGGCAAACACCGTATTTAAAAGGTGACTTTATGCCTTCTAAACATGAGGACAGTTTGCTATATAAAATCGGGAATAAGGATATCGTAAAGGCGATTGCTGAGGTTAACGGCCTTATAAATCTCTTGAATAAAGAAGATAATTATGACGGTTTGTATGCAGATCTGGCCAAGCAGTCTAAGGATATTCTGGATGCATACTACTGGATAAAAGAAGCTGAAACGCAGCAATTAAATGAACCTTTAAAAGAGATCAACCAGGCGGCGAATGCGGCGATGGATGAATTTCAGAAGGTGTTGCAATTAAAAAAGAATGCGCGCCAGAAAACCGATGAGATCGCGAAAAAAGCAGATCAGCTTTTCAGTAAAATTAAAAGCACTGGTTTTAGAAGTATCAATGACTTTGTTAATGCGCTAACTCAGCTACGTTCCTTGCGTGGAGAAGCGATAAGCCTGAAAGATATTCGATATGTAGATGAGAAATATATTGATAGTCTTGAAGAGCAAATTTCAGAACAAACCGCAAAAATTTCTGAGCGTTGTGTCACTTTTCTCCTTGATGATAAAGCTTTAAAACCTTATGAAGCGGCAGTTGCAGAAAAGGAGAGGGAATTAGGGAAGATCAGGAAAGTGATCGATGCGAGAAAACTGGAAGAAGAGGTTAATAAAATTTCCCAGGATCTGGAACTTTTAATCGAGATCGTATCAAATCTTGAGATCGAGGATACTTCTCACTCCACCAGCATTATCAATAATATCTCCCTGATCTTTGCGACGATCAATCAGTTAAAGGCAGAGATCCGGAAAAAAAGAAAATCTCTGGGTAGTGAAGAGGCGCAGGCCGATTTTGCCGCGCAGTTAAAATTGATAGACCAGAGCATTATCAATTACCTCGATATCGCAGATACTCCTGAAAAATGTGATGATTTCCAAACCAGGATTTCCATTCAGCTGGAAGAACTGGAAGGGAAATTTGCCGATTTTGAGGAATTCATCAGCTTGATCATTGAAAAAAGAGAAGAGGTTTATAATGCCTTTGAAGCTCGTAAGAACAGCCTGGTTGAAAAACGAAATAAAAAGGCGATCGCTTTACAGAATTCTGCGGAAAGGATCTTAAAAGGAGTTCGGAAAAAAGCGGAATCATTTTCTGAAATTTCAGATATCAACGCCTATTTCGCTTCAGATATATTAGTGAACAAGGCCCGTGATATCGCCAAACAGCTTCAGGAAATGGACGATAGCGGGAAAGCTGAAGAAATTCAGTCTTTACTGAAATCTGCCCGTGAAGATTCCTTGAGAAAACTGAAGGATAAGAAGGAGCTTTATGAGGATGGTGAGAATATCATTAAACTTGGAAAGCACAAGTTCGGTGTAAACAACCAGGAGCTGGATCTTACCATTGTTTATGCTGATGGCGGTCTAAAATATCATCTTACCGGAACCGATTTCTATCAGAAAATAGAAAATGAAATTTTGCTGGAATCTGAGGAATTCTGGGATCAGGATTATATTTCTGAGAATAAATATATCTACAGGGGAGCCTACCTGGCCTATAAGATTTTTCAGAAATATCAGGATGCAATAACCGGTAAAACGGAGGAGGAGTTGCTAAAACTAGTGCAGGAAGAAAGCAGTAAGGATTATTCTGAAGGTTATGTAAAAGGAGTGCACGATCTTGATGCGGCGAATATCCTTTCGGTATTTAATCAGAAATACAAGGCGCTGGATCTTCTGCGATTTCATCCCGAAATTAGAGCTTGTGCCCAGTATTTCTGGAATTTCACCGATGCAAAAGATCAGAAATATCTGAATGAAACTATAAAAGCATCGGGTGATGTATTGCAATATTTCCCCAATTCCCGGGAATATGAATTTCTCCTGAAAAAACTGAGTACGGCGATATTTGATTTTGGGGAGCAGTCTGGAATTTATGAAGCTGCATTTGCGGAAGAGGCAGCAAAATATCTTTTTGAAGAACTTCAGAATGATAACGATTTTCAGAAAAGCGGAATTGCAATTCAGATCAAAGAAGAATTTTTAAGCAAACTGAAAGAGCAGAAGGCCGATCTTAAATTCCGTAAAACTCTGGATAACCTGGAATCGAAAGAAGCCCAGGTTTCCTTGATCCGCCAATGGGTGAAGGCATTCTTGAATACTCAGGCCGGTGAAGATCTAAATCTTAATTTAAAATACGTCAACGAAGTTGTATGTCTTATCCTGTTTGAAGACGAAGCGGTGCTGAATACAAAATTCACGTCTCCATCAGAAAAGATCAGCGGCTTAAGAGGCGAACATCACTTGATCCAAAATGGGACTTACGAATTTAATTATCATGACTTTGTAGCAATCCATGAAGGATATTTCAAAATAAAGGTTCCGGCATTTCTTCAATTCAGGAAAGCAAAACATCAGGTCACTGTAGAATTGAAAGAGGATTTGAAACTGGAAGAATTCAAGCCAGGTATTTTAAGTTCTTTTGTTCGAAATAAGTTGATAGATCAGGTATATTTTCCATTATTTGGAGATAACCTGGCCAAACAACTTGGAACTGTAGGAGATCAAAAAAGAACCGACAGGATGGGACTTTTATTGCTGATTTCTCCACCGGGTTACGGGAAGACCACGCTTATGGAATATATCGCCAACCGGCTTGGTCTTGTTTTTATGAAAATAAACGGACCCGCGATTGGCCATGATATTACATCAGTAGATCCATCTTCTGCAAAAAATTCGGCAGCCAGAGAAGAATTGAAAAAGCTGAATCTTGCCTTTGAGATGGGAAATAACGTCATGTTATACCTTGACGATATCCAGCATTGCAATCCGGAGTTTTTACAGAAATTCATATCACTTTCTGACGGAACCAGGAAAATTGAAGGGATCTATAATGGTAAATCCAGGACGTATGATATGCGCGGAAAGAAATTCTGTGTTATCATGGCTGGAAACCCATATACCGAAAGCGGAGAAAAATTCAGGATTCCAGATATGCTTGCCAACCGTGCAGATATTTATAATCTGGGAGATATCATTGGGGATACTGCGCATTTGTTCAGATTGAGTCTTATTGAAAACTCCCTTACCTCTAATCCGGTGATGCACCAGTTAAGCAGTAAGAATTTCGATGATGTTTACAGGTTGCTGGATCGAATTGAAAATGGGAATCAGGAAATTCAGCTAACCGGAAATTATACGAACCAGGAGATTCAGGAATATATATCGGTGCTTGAAAAGATCATCAAGATCAGGGATACAGTATTGAAGGTGAACGCGGCCTACATTAGAAGTGCTGCCATGGAAGATGAATACAGGACCGAGCCGTCATTTAAGTTGCAGGGATCTTACAGGGATATGAATAAACTTGTGGCGAAGGTGGTGCCGGTGATGAACGATCAGGAATTAAAAACCCTCGTGCTTTCTCATTATGAAAGCGAATCTCAAACACTCACCTCTTCTGCGGAAGCGAATTTATTGAAGTACAAGGAACTTGTGAATCAATTAAGTGCTGAAGAAAAAGTACGTTGGGAAAATATTCGTGAAACTTTTCAGAAAAATAACAAGCTGAAAGGATTTGGCGATAAAAATGAAATGGCCCAGGTATTATCCCAGATGATGCAGTTTTCGGAAAATCTTGAGGGAATTCGGATAGCTTTACAGAATGGATTTCAGAAATAA
- a CDS encoding DUF808 domain-containing protein encodes MASGFFALLDDIAALMDDVAVMGKVAGKKTAGILGDDLAVNAEKASGFISSREIPVLWAITKGSFLNKLIILPVAFLLSAFVPLAIKIILILGGLYLAYEGAEKIYEYIFPHAHPSEKPKLEKVTKEEALAREQEKIKSAIITDFILSVEIVIIALGTVSGEPIATQIIVVSLIALVATVGVYGIVALIVRMDEFGAKLINLNDRTDSFSDKVGNFLVNALPWVIKSLGLIGTIALMLVSGGIFVHNIHFLHGILENIPSIILEFCIGLIVGFIVLLIINLGKKVWSSVFKK; translated from the coding sequence ATGGCTTCAGGCTTTTTTGCACTGTTAGATGATATAGCGGCTTTGATGGACGACGTCGCGGTAATGGGAAAGGTAGCTGGTAAAAAAACAGCGGGAATCCTAGGAGATGACCTGGCAGTAAATGCCGAAAAAGCTTCGGGTTTCATCTCTTCCAGAGAGATCCCGGTTTTATGGGCTATCACCAAGGGTTCATTCTTAAATAAACTTATTATTCTACCAGTAGCATTTTTACTTAGTGCATTTGTACCACTGGCAATAAAGATCATATTAATTCTGGGTGGATTGTACCTTGCCTATGAGGGAGCAGAGAAGATCTATGAATATATCTTTCCGCATGCACATCCTTCTGAAAAGCCAAAACTTGAAAAAGTCACTAAAGAGGAAGCCCTGGCCCGGGAACAGGAGAAGATCAAATCGGCTATTATTACAGACTTTATCCTTTCGGTTGAGATCGTGATCATCGCATTGGGAACGGTTTCTGGAGAACCTATCGCCACACAGATTATAGTGGTTTCATTAATAGCATTGGTCGCTACTGTGGGGGTGTATGGGATTGTGGCCCTTATCGTTCGAATGGACGAATTTGGTGCTAAACTGATTAATCTGAATGATAGAACCGATAGTTTTTCAGACAAGGTCGGTAATTTCCTGGTTAATGCTTTGCCATGGGTGATAAAAAGTCTTGGCCTGATAGGAACCATAGCTTTGATGCTGGTTTCAGGAGGTATTTTTGTACATAATATTCATTTTCTTCATGGTATCCTCGAAAATATCCCTTCCATTATTTTAGAATTTTGCATAGGATTGATCGTAGGATTTATAGTTCTTTTGATCATAAATCTCGGTAAGAAAGTCTGGAGCTCTGTTTTTAAAAAGTAA
- a CDS encoding leishmanolysin-related zinc metalloendopeptidase, whose translation MKNLNNLFPKTWKNRSGSSFFSSRNFRNLCMFGIGVTLFTACTSDTENVQTPEQDGIKTDSFVLDQSNDFQIIDAKSADLSGNLDKATEAGGSDRGRFNITFRYLTSTTERQREVFDLARERWERIIIKDLYSISGEVIPSAFATLGVPPIITAEEGVIDDLVIEVVIDEIDGPGNILGQAGPRFVRIPELTTISGVMFFDVQDLDLLEEYDLFEEVIIHEMGHVLGIGTLWNINIPALGVARTLREGTGVDPYYVGEQANVFWNAEGGLYELPIEDMFGGGTRNSHWRESALDNELMTGFLNLGENPLSRITAGSVQDLGYGTARVGESYDLPRGTEGVEVGGTDSEKTEGLNIGEMEELLQPIGGVRVKK comes from the coding sequence ATGAAAAACTTAAACAATCTTTTTCCGAAGACATGGAAAAATAGATCGGGATCCTCTTTTTTCAGCAGTCGAAATTTCAGGAATTTATGTATGTTTGGAATTGGAGTGACGCTCTTTACTGCCTGTACCTCAGATACCGAAAATGTGCAAACTCCTGAGCAGGATGGCATAAAAACAGATTCTTTTGTTTTAGATCAATCGAATGATTTTCAAATCATTGATGCTAAATCAGCAGATCTAAGTGGGAATTTAGATAAAGCTACAGAAGCTGGTGGCTCAGATCGTGGTCGTTTCAATATTACTTTCAGGTATTTAACATCTACAACCGAAAGACAAAGAGAAGTATTTGATTTGGCCAGGGAGCGATGGGAACGTATAATCATCAAAGATTTGTATTCTATATCTGGAGAAGTAATTCCTTCGGCTTTTGCGACATTGGGTGTTCCGCCAATTATTACTGCAGAAGAAGGAGTTATTGATGATCTTGTGATTGAAGTTGTGATCGATGAAATAGATGGACCCGGAAATATACTTGGTCAGGCAGGTCCAAGATTTGTTAGAATTCCTGAATTAACAACCATCAGTGGTGTTATGTTTTTTGATGTCCAGGATTTAGATTTATTGGAGGAGTATGACCTGTTTGAAGAAGTTATTATTCATGAAATGGGACATGTTTTAGGTATTGGAACGCTTTGGAATATTAACATACCAGCATTAGGAGTAGCGAGAACCCTGCGCGAGGGGACAGGTGTTGATCCATATTATGTAGGCGAGCAGGCAAATGTTTTCTGGAATGCAGAAGGTGGATTGTATGAATTGCCAATAGAGGATATGTTTGGTGGAGGAACCAGAAATAGTCACTGGAGAGAATCAGCTTTGGATAATGAACTAATGACTGGTTTCCTTAATCTTGGCGAGAATCCTTTAAGTCGTATTACCGCAGGTTCTGTGCAGGATCTTGGATATGGTACTGCAAGGGTTGGTGAAAGTTACGATCTGCCTAGAGGTACTGAAGGTGTAGAAGTAGGTGGAACCGATTCTGAAAAAACTGAAGGTCTTAATATTGGTGAAATGGAAGAATTACTTCAACCAATTGGTGGGGTAAGAGTTAAAAAGTAA